One genomic window of Candidatus Nanohalobium constans includes the following:
- the glyA gene encoding serine hydroxymethyltransferase codes for MEHRDLSEADPEVYKALKNEVERQESESLEMIASENFVPRQILQAQGSVLTNKYAEGYPGERYYAGCEYHDKVENLARKRACEIFDADHANVQPHSGSQANFAAYFSQLDAGDKILGPVLSHGGHLTHGHGINFSGDLFDFATYGINKETERFEKEDILQAAKEHEPDMIVCGYSAYPREIDFEMFREVADEVDALLMCDIAHISGLVAAGEHPNPFPQCDIVTTTTHKSIRGARGGMILCKDEYAEDVDSAVFPYSQGGPLMHQIAGKAVCFKEAMRPEFEDYAKQIKKNTKALAEGLRKHDLELVSGGTDNHLVLVDLREEDVTGKEAESALEEANIVVNKNAVPYDPEPPMVTSGIRIGTPALTTRGMEEEELEEIGEMIGKVVKNPRDSGVRTKVREKVSELLENFELYEESGVEF; via the coding sequence ATGGAACATCGTGATCTTTCTGAGGCTGATCCTGAGGTTTACAAAGCGTTGAAGAATGAGGTTGAGAGGCAGGAAAGCGAGTCCCTGGAGATGATCGCCTCAGAAAACTTTGTACCTCGACAAATTCTGCAGGCACAGGGTAGTGTTTTGACCAATAAGTACGCGGAGGGCTACCCTGGGGAAAGATACTATGCAGGTTGTGAATATCACGATAAAGTTGAGAACTTAGCTCGGAAACGAGCATGCGAAATTTTTGATGCAGATCATGCCAATGTACAGCCACACTCTGGTTCTCAGGCGAATTTTGCAGCTTATTTCTCTCAACTAGATGCTGGCGACAAAATACTAGGCCCAGTGCTTTCTCATGGAGGTCACTTGACGCACGGTCATGGAATAAATTTTTCCGGAGATCTATTCGACTTCGCCACATACGGCATCAACAAGGAGACGGAGAGATTTGAGAAAGAAGATATCTTGCAAGCTGCTAAAGAGCATGAACCAGATATGATTGTCTGCGGTTATTCTGCTTACCCTCGAGAAATCGATTTCGAGATGTTTAGAGAGGTTGCTGATGAAGTTGATGCGTTGCTTATGTGCGATATAGCGCATATCTCTGGCCTGGTGGCTGCTGGAGAGCACCCAAATCCTTTCCCACAGTGTGATATCGTGACTACTACGACTCATAAATCAATCCGTGGCGCCCGTGGAGGAATGATCCTCTGTAAAGATGAATACGCTGAGGATGTAGATTCAGCAGTCTTCCCTTACAGCCAGGGAGGTCCGTTGATGCATCAGATTGCCGGTAAGGCAGTCTGCTTCAAAGAGGCTATGAGACCCGAGTTCGAAGACTATGCAAAACAGATCAAGAAAAATACCAAAGCGTTAGCTGAAGGATTACGAAAACATGACTTGGAACTGGTTTCGGGGGGCACAGACAACCACCTTGTTCTAGTTGACCTCAGAGAAGAAGATGTTACCGGCAAAGAAGCTGAAAGTGCTCTTGAAGAGGCTAATATTGTGGTTAACAAGAACGCAGTCCCTTACGACCCCGAACCTCCGATGGTCACTTCTGGAATTAGAATCGGTACTCCTGCATTGACAACGCGAGGGATGGAAGAGGAGGAACTTGAAGAAATCGGTGAGATGATTGGGAAAGTTGTGAAGAATCCTAGAGATTCAGGTGTTAGAACTAAAGTTCGGGAGAAGGTTTCAGAACTACTTGAGAACTTCGAGTTGTATGAAGAGTCTGGAGTAGAGTTCTGA
- a CDS encoding HIT family protein, producing the protein MSSCLFCEFDSLAEKAVFTETDKFRVILDPFPASFGHFLIVPRQHVEKIDDVTTEEFSRVQDLIIKCKSIGKEQIEENYQEILEFKPPEKSEKLISDALNSKKNPDGFNVGINEGEAAGQTIDHLHIHVIPRYEGDVENPKGGVRNVIPDKADYT; encoded by the coding sequence ATGAGTAGTTGCCTATTCTGTGAATTCGACAGCCTAGCTGAGAAAGCTGTATTTACTGAGACAGACAAGTTTAGAGTTATTCTGGATCCTTTTCCAGCTAGTTTTGGACATTTTTTGATAGTTCCCCGACAGCATGTGGAGAAAATAGATGATGTAACTACGGAAGAATTCAGCAGAGTACAGGATTTGATTATAAAATGCAAATCTATCGGTAAAGAACAGATAGAAGAGAATTATCAGGAAATTCTAGAGTTTAAACCTCCAGAGAAATCAGAGAAACTTATAAGCGATGCTTTAAACAGTAAGAAAAATCCAGACGGCTTCAATGTTGGAATAAATGAAGGTGAAGCCGCAGGTCAGACAATCGACCATCTTCATATCCATGTTATCCCAAGATACGAGGGAGATGTTGAGAATCCTAAGGGAGGAGTTAGAAATGTGATTCCTGATAAGGCAGATTATACCTGA
- a CDS encoding S8 family serine peptidase has product MNRKAVILAFAALLTATTASAQISPELGDRLEERPDTEKIDAIILTQPNANERARNAVKNANGNISHDFNIIDGVAVSIPKVAAENLANRDFVREIQPDYNVKTRLSESTSTVNADEVWNQNTTGAGVDVAVLDTGIEDNTILNIEDQVDYTGEGTDDLNGHGTHVAGTIASPSEEYRGVAYGADLFDVKVLDQEGSGSASDVIAGLEWAADKNLDIATLSLGAAVEQCDGTSSLSEAVDNTVEQGVTVTVAAGNNGPDSETITAPGCAQKPITVGSSSNGEISDFSSRGPTADGRTKPDLVAPGESITSLTKNDGDSPQFETLSGTSMATPQVAGTAALLLAEKDLTPAEVKNITTYTAEDLGFDEKDQGAGRLDAYAAYQQVATTNQTENQAPTAEALRTQVKLLNESAGAELSINATDEDNETLNATFYLEGEEVSQQEGYGEITHTAANLSLNTTYSWSAEVTDGINTSSTGTQSFNTDVPTEENETEEENQTRNGTKPDLPSQASDTARKARAGFFNPNSPFYGLDLAFDRASVAVGLRTKESVMEERANEARAMAEKGDNKAAEKAVKELRNTAGNSENASREAKETLNRVIKDAPEQAKKGLQNTLRNVEKERKEREDNQSRPENPGENQNKSEKRNGEKPERGNRQEESQREQRPENSQNRSETGANGSQNGEKENMPDRENRQEGQNRQKNQEPNQRRTNQDTEAGAETEAKAGNVETSAEGSAEAEVDVGKNSNTEESSGRSSNSGSSNSDKSNGNGDSNSNGGRPSKANAGGP; this is encoded by the coding sequence ATGAACCGAAAAGCCGTTATTCTAGCGTTCGCAGCACTTCTAACAGCAACAACAGCGTCAGCACAAATCTCACCTGAACTTGGGGACAGGCTCGAAGAAAGACCTGACACGGAGAAAATAGATGCAATAATTTTAACACAGCCTAACGCAAACGAAAGAGCCAGAAATGCAGTAAAAAACGCTAACGGAAACATAAGCCACGACTTCAACATAATAGACGGCGTCGCAGTTTCTATTCCGAAGGTGGCAGCCGAAAACCTTGCCAACAGAGACTTCGTAAGAGAGATACAGCCAGACTACAACGTAAAAACACGGCTCTCAGAAAGCACTTCAACAGTCAACGCAGACGAGGTTTGGAATCAGAATACTACAGGAGCAGGAGTCGACGTAGCAGTACTCGACACAGGAATAGAAGACAACACAATACTCAACATAGAAGACCAGGTTGACTACACAGGAGAAGGAACAGACGACTTAAACGGACACGGAACACATGTTGCAGGAACAATAGCCTCACCAAGTGAAGAATACAGAGGCGTAGCTTACGGAGCCGACTTATTCGACGTTAAGGTTCTAGATCAGGAAGGATCAGGAAGTGCATCCGATGTGATTGCAGGATTAGAATGGGCAGCAGACAAAAATTTAGACATAGCGACCCTAAGCCTTGGAGCAGCAGTAGAACAGTGCGACGGAACCAGCTCACTCTCAGAAGCAGTTGACAATACAGTAGAACAAGGAGTAACAGTTACAGTCGCAGCAGGAAACAACGGCCCAGACAGCGAAACAATCACAGCACCAGGATGCGCACAAAAACCAATCACAGTAGGCTCAAGCAGCAACGGAGAAATCTCAGACTTCTCAAGTAGAGGACCAACAGCAGACGGAAGAACCAAACCAGATTTAGTCGCACCTGGAGAGAGCATCACTTCACTAACAAAAAACGACGGAGACAGCCCACAATTCGAAACACTTTCAGGAACAAGCATGGCAACACCTCAAGTAGCAGGAACAGCAGCACTACTTCTAGCTGAAAAAGACTTGACGCCTGCAGAAGTAAAGAATATCACAACATACACTGCAGAAGACCTTGGATTCGATGAAAAAGATCAAGGAGCTGGAAGACTGGATGCTTACGCAGCATACCAACAGGTAGCGACCACGAACCAGACAGAAAATCAGGCGCCAACGGCAGAAGCATTAAGAACGCAGGTTAAGCTGCTGAATGAATCAGCGGGGGCAGAACTCTCAATAAATGCAACTGATGAAGATAACGAGACGCTGAACGCAACATTCTACCTAGAAGGAGAGGAAGTAAGCCAGCAGGAAGGATACGGAGAGATAACACATACAGCAGCAAACCTAAGCCTAAACACGACTTACAGCTGGAGTGCAGAAGTAACAGACGGAATCAACACAAGCAGTACAGGAACACAGAGCTTCAACACAGATGTACCAACAGAAGAAAACGAGACTGAGGAAGAAAATCAGACAAGAAACGGGACCAAACCAGATTTACCGTCTCAGGCAAGTGACACCGCAAGAAAAGCAAGGGCAGGATTCTTCAACCCAAACTCCCCATTTTACGGACTTGACCTTGCATTCGACAGAGCCTCAGTAGCAGTAGGGCTGAGAACAAAAGAAAGCGTGATGGAAGAAAGAGCAAACGAAGCAAGAGCAATGGCAGAAAAAGGCGACAACAAGGCAGCGGAAAAAGCAGTCAAAGAATTAAGAAATACCGCAGGAAACAGCGAAAACGCCTCAAGAGAAGCCAAAGAAACCCTCAACAGAGTCATAAAGGACGCACCAGAACAAGCCAAAAAAGGACTGCAAAACACATTGAGAAACGTCGAAAAGGAGAGAAAAGAAAGAGAAGACAACCAGTCAAGACCCGAAAATCCAGGAGAGAATCAGAACAAGTCAGAAAAGAGAAATGGAGAAAAACCAGAGAGAGGAAATCGGCAAGAGGAATCTCAAAGAGAACAAAGACCTGAAAACTCACAGAACAGGAGCGAAACAGGAGCCAATGGATCCCAGAACGGAGAGAAAGAAAACATGCCAGACAGAGAAAATAGACAGGAAGGACAAAACAGACAGAAAAACCAAGAACCCAACCAGAGACGCACCAATCAAGATACAGAAGCAGGAGCAGAAACTGAAGCCAAAGCAGGGAATGTGGAAACCAGTGCTGAAGGAAGTGCGGAAGCTGAAGTAGATGTAGGAAAGAATTCAAATACGGAAGAAAGTTCTGGAAGATCTAGTAACTCTGGATCGAGCAACTCCGACAAATCAAATGGCAATGGAGACTCCAACAGTAATGGAGGCAGACCCTCCAAGGCTAATGCAGGAGGGCCTTAG
- a CDS encoding dTMP kinase, producing the protein MTENSDPGTFIVIEGPDASGKETQTGLLVEWLRENDFSEISSEDEQQLIEKMPGNYPDPSAEKIEDSIENGVWRLSFPTYSQTPGGRLVGAYLDGGFGAREDLDMETVVDIYASDRKQFKELIAEYLSEGGIIVCDRYREANLIHQLVGFEGEEWREKLEYIKSIDADLPDADRVFYLDIAPEEAKRRMEGKDKDIHELDDSYMKKSNLNGGKVAEHEGWKIIDGERGPEEVFKEMKKLVKSLI; encoded by the coding sequence GTGACTGAAAACAGCGATCCTGGAACATTCATAGTGATAGAAGGTCCTGATGCTTCTGGTAAAGAGACTCAGACAGGACTTCTTGTTGAATGGTTGAGAGAAAACGACTTTTCAGAAATTAGTTCTGAAGATGAGCAACAACTGATTGAAAAGATGCCAGGAAATTATCCGGATCCAAGTGCTGAGAAAATTGAGGATAGTATAGAAAACGGTGTTTGGAGGCTTTCATTCCCGACTTATAGCCAGACTCCGGGAGGTAGGCTAGTTGGCGCATATCTTGATGGAGGTTTCGGCGCCCGAGAAGATCTTGATATGGAAACAGTTGTTGATATTTATGCCTCTGATAGGAAGCAGTTCAAGGAGTTGATAGCAGAGTATTTATCTGAAGGCGGTATAATTGTCTGTGACAGGTATAGAGAAGCTAACCTGATTCACCAATTGGTAGGATTTGAGGGAGAAGAATGGAGAGAAAAACTAGAGTACATCAAGTCTATCGATGCTGATCTTCCGGATGCTGACAGAGTTTTCTATCTGGATATCGCGCCTGAAGAGGCTAAGAGGAGAATGGAGGGTAAAGACAAGGATATCCACGAACTTGATGACAGCTACATGAAAAAATCGAATTTGAATGGCGGTAAAGTCGCTGAACATGAGGGATGGAAAATTATTGATGGTGAAAGAGGCCCTGAAGAAGTCTTCAAAGAGATGAAGAAACTAGTAAAATCTCTGATCTAG
- the rqcH gene encoding ribosome rescue protein RqcH yields the protein MELTSLDLSILMEDFKELEDGHVQKVYQRGQELTIEIYIPGDGKERLIVGTSHAFLSKYKRDNPMKPPGFCMELRKHLGKVDKINQRGFDRILELQSGDVKLVCEIFGKGNFILVKEGKIIGALRQEEWADRTIEVGEEYVYPEPTTDPRETDDIFEVLDDGEIVRRLASDLSLGGKYAEEICMRTGIEKTTKIEELTDDEKERIRIEAENLIINERSPILYSEDNMPQRAAPFPLETYEEMEKEWFDQFSEALDEYFYRREKKEEERKKREAYEEKKEGIERQLQQQERKIEGLKRSAEENREKAEIIYENYGTLHEIQKAVEEGVKKHEWSEVREKFEESEDELTEKVKGFNEQERFVTAEVDGKNIKLTLGEDLEAIASNYYDKAKESESKIENAKKAKEETEKQLEELNAESIELEEVMEDKTEKREKKWFEKYRWFHSSEGYLILAGRDSNTNDMLVKKHMESNDLYFHADFDGAPSVVVKEGQDCGDATREEAAKAAVTFAKTWKAGIGADDVYYVDPEQVTENPESGEYLAKGAFVIRGERTYMRNVSVEASIGVHEIDEVKVPMCGPESAIDENCESYVTLKPGHTKKSEIAKKIQGRLDKELDLDYIIRALPPGKSDIKE from the coding sequence ATGGAACTAACCAGTCTTGACCTCTCAATCCTGATGGAAGACTTCAAGGAACTGGAGGACGGACATGTACAGAAAGTATACCAGAGAGGTCAAGAACTGACAATCGAAATATACATTCCTGGAGACGGAAAGGAAAGACTGATAGTCGGCACCAGCCACGCGTTCCTATCCAAATACAAGCGAGACAACCCTATGAAGCCCCCAGGATTCTGCATGGAACTCAGAAAACATCTTGGCAAAGTCGATAAGATAAATCAGAGAGGATTCGACCGGATACTGGAGCTCCAGAGCGGAGATGTCAAACTAGTCTGCGAAATATTCGGTAAAGGCAATTTTATCCTGGTAAAAGAAGGAAAAATAATCGGAGCACTGAGACAGGAAGAATGGGCTGACAGAACCATAGAAGTCGGCGAAGAATATGTCTACCCTGAACCAACCACCGATCCCCGGGAGACAGACGATATATTCGAAGTTCTAGATGATGGAGAAATCGTCAGACGCCTCGCCTCCGATCTAAGTCTAGGGGGTAAATACGCAGAAGAAATCTGCATGAGAACCGGAATCGAAAAGACCACAAAAATAGAAGAACTCACAGACGATGAAAAAGAAAGAATACGGATTGAAGCAGAAAACTTAATCATAAACGAGAGAAGCCCGATCCTCTACAGCGAAGACAACATGCCTCAGAGAGCAGCGCCATTCCCACTGGAGACATACGAGGAAATGGAGAAAGAATGGTTCGACCAGTTCTCAGAAGCACTGGACGAATACTTCTACCGCAGAGAAAAGAAAGAAGAGGAAAGAAAGAAGAGAGAAGCCTATGAAGAAAAGAAAGAAGGTATTGAAAGGCAGCTCCAACAGCAGGAAAGAAAAATTGAAGGACTGAAAAGATCTGCTGAGGAAAACCGTGAGAAAGCGGAAATAATATATGAGAACTACGGAACACTGCATGAAATTCAGAAAGCAGTGGAAGAAGGCGTTAAAAAACATGAATGGAGTGAAGTGAGAGAGAAATTTGAGGAATCAGAGGATGAACTAACGGAGAAAGTCAAAGGATTCAACGAGCAGGAGAGATTCGTTACTGCTGAAGTAGATGGAAAGAATATCAAGCTGACGCTTGGAGAAGACCTGGAAGCCATTGCATCCAACTATTACGACAAAGCCAAGGAATCCGAGTCCAAGATAGAAAACGCGAAGAAGGCTAAGGAAGAGACAGAGAAGCAGCTTGAAGAGTTAAATGCTGAGAGCATCGAGTTAGAGGAAGTGATGGAGGATAAGACTGAGAAGAGGGAGAAGAAATGGTTTGAGAAATACCGCTGGTTCCACAGTTCGGAAGGATACCTGATTCTGGCTGGAAGAGACTCCAATACCAATGATATGTTGGTCAAGAAACATATGGAGTCAAATGATCTGTACTTCCACGCTGACTTTGACGGCGCACCCAGTGTCGTAGTCAAAGAAGGACAGGATTGTGGGGACGCGACGCGTGAAGAGGCTGCGAAGGCCGCTGTCACATTCGCAAAGACATGGAAAGCCGGCATAGGCGCAGACGATGTATACTATGTAGATCCCGAACAAGTGACTGAAAACCCTGAGTCAGGAGAGTACCTGGCGAAAGGAGCATTCGTCATCCGAGGCGAGAGAACCTACATGAGAAATGTATCAGTCGAAGCAAGCATCGGCGTACACGAAATAGACGAAGTCAAAGTACCGATGTGCGGACCCGAATCAGCGATAGATGAGAACTGCGAAAGCTATGTAACCCTGAAACCAGGTCACACCAAGAAATCGGAGATAGCCAAGAAAATACAGGGAAGACTTGACAAAGAGCTCGACCTAGACTACATCATCAGAGCTCTGCCTCCAGGAAAATCTGATATTAAAGAATAA
- the scpB gene encoding SMC-Scp complex subunit ScpB, protein MEEKKAKLEAALYLAEEPVTRKEIADIMNLGSIGYVDMLIQEFEEMLEEEHRGLEIIHTDEGYEMKVKKDHIDEVSHLAPHQDLNSGEIRTLSLIAYNAPVEQANIIEIRGNRAYQHVKELVSRGFVDKEKDGRTAILDVTDFFLDYFNIEEVDEFKENFEDEIEIEK, encoded by the coding sequence ATGGAAGAAAAAAAGGCCAAACTCGAAGCAGCACTTTACCTAGCAGAAGAACCAGTAACAAGAAAAGAAATAGCAGACATCATGAACCTCGGAAGCATCGGCTATGTCGACATGCTAATCCAAGAATTCGAAGAAATGCTCGAAGAAGAACACAGAGGCCTAGAAATAATCCACACAGACGAAGGATACGAAATGAAAGTCAAAAAAGACCACATCGACGAAGTAAGCCACCTCGCACCACACCAAGACCTAAACTCCGGAGAAATAAGAACACTCTCACTGATCGCATACAACGCGCCAGTAGAACAAGCCAACATCATAGAAATAAGAGGCAACAGAGCCTACCAACACGTCAAAGAACTTGTCTCCAGAGGATTCGTCGACAAAGAAAAAGACGGCAGAACAGCAATCCTAGACGTCACAGACTTCTTCCTGGACTACTTCAACATCGAAGAGGTAGACGAATTCAAAGAAAACTTTGAGGACGAAATCGAGATAGAAAAATAA
- a CDS encoding segregation/condensation protein A, with protein sequence MDQVKVEEIAEEPWEETIDFLTADMPPQEIDITVLADRYRQYLSELQEYDLSVPAKAIRICAALLKMKTQALEFEQAEEEDQELEEDPMAFEDEEMMQEELMEENTERIEIKDGPDLEVPVKQKPKRRMRLDELKGALEDAVEVKQRRDERRERRAEMDQEFEMDEEDLTQKLNQLLGSIKDKITTESDEEINFDDLIEQKDREEKIEKFKHMLHLENDEKVRLIQEEFLGDLKVQPQELEENPEQETDYIAN encoded by the coding sequence ATGGACCAAGTCAAGGTTGAAGAAATAGCAGAAGAACCATGGGAAGAAACCATAGACTTCCTAACAGCCGATATGCCCCCACAAGAAATAGATATCACAGTTCTAGCCGATAGATACAGACAATACCTCTCCGAACTACAAGAATACGACCTCTCCGTACCTGCAAAAGCCATCCGCATCTGCGCAGCCCTTCTAAAAATGAAAACACAGGCACTTGAATTCGAACAAGCAGAAGAGGAAGACCAAGAACTAGAAGAAGACCCAATGGCATTCGAAGACGAAGAAATGATGCAAGAAGAACTCATGGAAGAAAACACGGAAAGAATAGAGATCAAAGACGGACCTGATCTGGAAGTCCCTGTAAAGCAGAAGCCGAAGAGAAGAATGCGCCTAGACGAACTAAAAGGCGCCTTGGAAGATGCTGTAGAAGTAAAGCAGCGCAGAGACGAACGCCGAGAAAGGAGAGCCGAAATGGACCAAGAATTTGAAATGGATGAAGAAGACCTAACACAGAAACTAAACCAGCTCCTAGGCTCAATAAAAGACAAGATAACCACAGAATCGGACGAAGAAATAAACTTCGACGACCTGATAGAACAAAAAGACAGGGAAGAAAAAATCGAAAAATTCAAACACATGCTACACCTTGAAAACGACGAAAAAGTCCGGCTAATACAGGAAGAATTCCTAGGAGACCTAAAAGTACAGCCACAAGAACTAGAAGAAAACCCAGAACAAGAAACAGACTACATAGCAAACTAA
- a CDS encoding chromosome segregation SMC family protein — MTEQQLEEETEEPDYGAETKINKVTSKGFKSFQRKTAVPFYNGLTAIVGENGSGKSNIIDAMSFVFGKRSSSLRAEKLTQLIFNGGENRSQADHAKVTITLDNSSGIFDEFLEEGQEVEEVKVGRKVTQAGSSMYKFQGSNCKRSKIDEIARKANIDPDGYHFVRQGKVTEIVEQSDKERRKVVDELSGVAEFDEKKDEAEEELQEVEEKLQEQEIILNEKKDHLEKLKEEKELAIKYRELEERKEKLEASTLEVRKRALSNRLANINTDVSEQRERIKELEDELDEIDEKIDEKQDRIEEIEEQMGGNNDIQHLENRIEKKRGKIENKKDKINDLKDQIEDLKKMKNRGGGNKKRAVKSVLQLDNDKIHGAFEDLISADNRYAVAIDTAAGGHMNDVVVEDAQTATDAINYLKRENIGRARMLPMDKLKDRNRSAKSKMAKKKKGVIGYAADLVNYNNKYDIAVNYVFSDTLIAEDLDSVKNIDGVRVVTLDGDVMSRGGAMSGGKKKKKKGKKSKKLSKSLDPEEKKKEKEEVEEEIEDLRKDIAELKEMKERKEEEEETDEELQQEKKELREELDDLRSERQELYSEQQKLETKVDEVGSKKANLKAELENVKEDQSEYDFDEDEMIGLDSTPEDLKSKKRSVVSKQNSMGPVNMRAIEEYKQKKEEFDEFKDKVSEIRQEKLEIEDMIEEIEQEKRERFMDTLEDLQESFSRLFTELFGGGNGELILEDDDITKGLKIRAAPPKKDPHIIQALSGGEKTMTAIAFVFAILEYEESPFYIMDEIDAALDKTNSKKLSEILKQYADDNQFIVISHNDITVRHADRAYGVSMREGVSQMRSIELDEM, encoded by the coding sequence ATGACTGAGCAACAGCTAGAGGAAGAGACTGAAGAGCCTGATTACGGTGCGGAAACCAAGATTAACAAGGTAACAAGCAAAGGATTCAAGAGTTTTCAGAGAAAAACTGCTGTACCTTTCTACAACGGACTTACAGCAATTGTAGGAGAGAATGGAAGCGGAAAGTCTAATATTATAGATGCTATGAGCTTTGTTTTCGGTAAGAGAAGCTCTAGCCTTCGTGCCGAGAAGTTAACCCAGTTGATCTTCAATGGTGGAGAGAATCGCAGCCAGGCAGACCATGCCAAAGTAACTATTACACTGGACAACTCTTCCGGCATATTTGACGAGTTTCTGGAAGAAGGACAGGAGGTTGAAGAGGTTAAAGTCGGTCGTAAAGTTACTCAAGCTGGATCCTCGATGTACAAGTTTCAAGGCAGCAACTGCAAAAGAAGCAAGATAGATGAGATAGCCAGAAAGGCAAACATCGACCCAGACGGATACCACTTCGTCCGACAGGGAAAAGTAACAGAGATAGTCGAGCAAAGCGACAAAGAAAGAAGAAAAGTAGTAGACGAACTCTCAGGAGTCGCAGAATTCGACGAGAAAAAAGACGAAGCAGAGGAAGAACTGCAAGAAGTAGAGGAAAAACTCCAGGAACAGGAAATCATACTAAACGAGAAGAAAGATCACTTGGAAAAACTGAAGGAAGAAAAAGAACTAGCAATAAAATACAGAGAACTAGAAGAAAGGAAAGAGAAGCTCGAAGCCTCAACCTTGGAAGTCAGAAAAAGAGCGCTCTCCAACAGACTTGCAAACATCAACACAGATGTCTCTGAACAGCGTGAAAGAATCAAAGAGCTAGAAGACGAGTTAGACGAAATTGATGAGAAAATCGATGAGAAGCAAGACAGGATAGAAGAAATAGAGGAGCAGATGGGAGGAAACAATGACATCCAGCACCTCGAAAACCGTATAGAAAAGAAGAGAGGAAAAATCGAAAACAAGAAAGACAAGATAAACGACTTGAAGGACCAGATCGAAGATTTGAAGAAGATGAAGAACCGTGGAGGCGGAAACAAGAAGAGAGCCGTCAAATCAGTGCTCCAACTCGACAACGATAAGATTCACGGCGCCTTCGAAGACTTGATCTCTGCTGATAACCGGTACGCTGTGGCTATCGATACTGCTGCCGGAGGTCACATGAACGATGTCGTGGTTGAGGATGCTCAGACTGCTACTGACGCGATTAACTACTTGAAAAGGGAGAATATTGGAAGGGCGCGGATGCTGCCGATGGACAAGCTGAAAGACAGAAACAGATCCGCTAAGTCAAAGATGGCAAAAAAGAAGAAAGGAGTGATCGGATACGCAGCAGACCTTGTGAACTACAACAACAAATACGATATAGCGGTAAACTATGTCTTTTCAGATACTTTAATTGCGGAAGACCTTGACTCAGTAAAGAATATTGACGGCGTCCGCGTTGTCACTCTGGACGGCGATGTAATGAGTCGTGGAGGAGCAATGAGCGGAGGTAAAAAGAAGAAAAAGAAAGGAAAGAAAAGTAAGAAACTCTCTAAGTCACTGGACCCCGAGGAAAAGAAGAAGGAGAAGGAAGAAGTAGAGGAAGAGATTGAAGACTTAAGAAAGGATATTGCAGAGCTTAAGGAGATGAAAGAGCGTAAAGAAGAGGAGGAAGAGACTGATGAAGAGTTGCAGCAGGAGAAGAAAGAACTGAGAGAAGAGCTTGACGATCTAAGAAGTGAGAGACAGGAGCTTTACAGCGAACAACAGAAGCTGGAGACCAAAGTTGACGAAGTTGGAAGCAAGAAGGCTAACCTGAAGGCTGAGCTGGAGAATGTGAAAGAAGATCAATCAGAATACGATTTCGATGAGGATGAGATGATCGGCCTGGATTCTACGCCCGAAGACCTGAAATCAAAGAAGAGAAGTGTTGTCAGTAAGCAGAACTCTATGGGTCCTGTCAACATGCGGGCGATAGAAGAGTACAAGCAGAAAAAAGAGGAGTTCGACGAGTTCAAGGACAAGGTCTCTGAAATCAGGCAGGAGAAGCTGGAGATAGAGGACATGATCGAGGAGATCGAGCAGGAGAAGAGAGAGCGATTCATGGACACACTCGAGGATCTTCAGGAAAGCTTCTCAAGACTGTTCACAGAGCTATTCGGAGGCGGAAACGGAGAACTGATACTTGAAGACGACGACATCACAAAAGGACTGAAGATTCGTGCAGCCCCTCCAAAGAAAGACCCACACATCATACAAGCATTGTCCGGTGGAGAGAAAACTATGACAGCAATAGCCTTCGTGTTCGCTATCCTAGAATACGAGGAAAGCCCCTTCTACATCATGGACGAAATCGATGCCGCACTGGATAAAACTAATTCCAAGAAACTGTCGGAGATACTAAAACAGTACGCGGACGACAACCAGTTCATCGTCATCAGCCACAACGACATCACAGTCAGACACGCAGACCGAGCCTACGGAGTATCGATGCGCGAAGGAGTCAGCCAGATGAGAAGCATAGAACTAGACGAAATGTAG